One genomic window of Hymenobacter sp. J193 includes the following:
- a CDS encoding S1C family serine protease: protein MKKTSTRIISGLLLGSLLLPSCATILSGSRQSVRLVGAPSGSTYYINDKPVEAKPVAGQSNTVSIRVPRKRSSEVKVKHDGYKEYSQVLYPDKTTGLTYLNYVPLIYGTAKGLSFSTNSNGDTEYTGQTGLLLMLGGLFGLLTDYATGANSRLDKKELQATMPQMPKAVAGSQSVQCTLMNVRIKGGDKMGNLFVQGEPQEILYFGKSLDTDAEHLKSSVNGSLKDIGYTVPDAETKSIFSAGLNSRYTLQGEMRDVKYNVHASSPYKSAHFETRCTVEVTWKLLNQNRQTVVEQKTAGSSIKFEQGGSAAFEDAFENSFYTFFANQQVTEALTKPAGGKGDSDAVQAPISMRRGTPMAADKGLSTAARCVVIVETKDGHGSGCIISPDGYIVTNAHVVEDQEEVKIQLADGMSSKAKVVRLNPEMDLALLKIDAEGLTAFQLPTTSLSEIGADVFAIGTPADKELGQTVTKGIISGRRKVDGRSFLQTDVSINGGNSGGALVARTGQLLGIVNAKLVGRGIEGIGFAIPAEQVTEALHIKFTN, encoded by the coding sequence ATGAAAAAAACCTCTACTCGAATTATCAGTGGTTTGCTGCTGGGCTCTTTGCTGCTACCTAGCTGCGCCACCATACTTTCCGGCTCCCGGCAATCAGTACGGTTGGTAGGTGCCCCTTCTGGGAGTACGTATTATATTAACGACAAACCTGTTGAAGCCAAGCCAGTAGCCGGTCAATCCAACACCGTAAGCATACGGGTGCCGCGTAAGCGGAGCTCCGAAGTGAAGGTCAAACATGACGGCTACAAAGAATATTCGCAGGTTTTGTATCCGGATAAAACCACGGGCCTGACATATTTAAACTATGTGCCGCTCATATATGGTACGGCTAAGGGTCTTTCTTTTTCTACCAACTCCAACGGTGACACAGAGTATACCGGCCAGACCGGCTTACTGCTGATGTTGGGAGGACTCTTTGGCTTGCTTACGGACTATGCTACTGGCGCCAACTCCCGCCTCGATAAGAAGGAGCTTCAGGCAACAATGCCCCAGATGCCCAAAGCAGTGGCCGGCAGCCAATCTGTTCAGTGCACCCTCATGAATGTGCGCATTAAAGGCGGCGACAAGATGGGCAACCTTTTCGTGCAGGGCGAACCCCAGGAAATCCTCTATTTCGGGAAGTCCCTCGACACCGATGCTGAGCACCTGAAATCTTCCGTCAATGGGTCACTTAAAGATATCGGCTACACCGTGCCCGATGCTGAAACCAAAAGCATTTTCTCGGCTGGCCTCAACTCTCGTTACACGCTGCAGGGCGAAATGCGCGACGTTAAATACAATGTCCATGCCTCATCCCCCTACAAATCAGCTCATTTCGAAACACGCTGCACAGTTGAAGTAACCTGGAAGCTGCTCAACCAAAACCGACAAACGGTGGTAGAGCAAAAGACAGCTGGTTCCAGTATTAAATTTGAACAGGGCGGCAGCGCTGCTTTCGAAGATGCATTTGAGAACTCCTTCTACACGTTCTTTGCCAATCAGCAAGTTACGGAGGCCCTAACCAAACCAGCCGGTGGCAAGGGTGACTCCGATGCTGTGCAGGCACCTATCTCCATGCGCCGCGGCACGCCAATGGCGGCTGATAAGGGGCTAAGCACCGCTGCACGATGTGTGGTTATTGTAGAAACCAAAGACGGTCACGGAAGTGGCTGCATTATTTCTCCGGATGGCTATATAGTGACTAACGCCCATGTAGTTGAAGACCAGGAAGAAGTAAAAATTCAACTCGCGGATGGCATGAGCTCAAAAGCAAAGGTTGTTCGCCTCAATCCTGAAATGGATTTGGCTCTGCTCAAGATCGATGCAGAAGGTCTTACTGCTTTCCAGTTGCCAACCACCAGTCTGAGCGAAATAGGTGCAGATGTATTTGCCATTGGCACTCCTGCTGATAAAGAATTGGGACAGACGGTAACCAAGGGTATTATAAGTGGCCGCCGTAAGGTAGATGGCCGCTCCTTTCTGCAAACTGATGTGAGCATTAATGGTGGCAACAGCGGAGGTGCACTCGTGGCACGGACGGGCCAACTCCTGGGCATTGTTAATGCCAAATTGGTAGGTCGTGGAATTGAAGGTATTGGCTTCGCTATTCCTGCCGAGCAAGTAACGGAGGCACTCCATATCAAATTCACAAACTAG
- a CDS encoding endonuclease MutS2, protein MILPNNFEQKIGFAQLREMLEERCLSALGRQFVAKMSFQTNAEQLQKLLLQTDEFRQLLHSGADFPSAHYHDVNPHLVRASLPGAYLDVPAFFSVKMSLRTIREALVFFTQAEDRLYPTLRLLGIGVQVDRNLLAALDKVVDDEGQVRDDASPLLRQLRQELINRQGMLRKQIAGILRHARQEGWVPEGSEPTIRGGRLVLPVIAEHKRRVKGLIHDESASGQTVFIEPEAVFELNNDIKDLENAYQRELVRILTALTDQLRPHIPDLRKAYQYLGLLDFIRAKARLARELEATLPSLSSRPLAHWKQVRHPLLYFAFQNHPKDDPREVVPLDIELNPEQRILLISGPNAGGKSVAMKTVGLVQYMLQCGLLIPAGETSEAGMFDDIFLDIGDEQSLENDLSTYSSHLLSMKQFVTLAGKRSLVLIDEFGTGTEPALGGAIAEAVLEQLNRARAFGVITTHYTNLKNYAERTPGIVNGGMRYDPDQLQPLYRLEIGKPGSSFAIEIARKIGLPKQLVERASQLVGKDKIRYDRLLEGLEKEKTELEQRTAEAAKAERRLKKAAQEYQDLKRYLDETTLDVLREAKQKAKLLLKDTNQQIESTIADIRRSQAGKEETKQAREKLDTFVREKLQIEPPKPRATRELAEAGTLKPGDKVALIGQEGHGELMSVKGKTAEVSFGGMKTLVKVGQLEKLSRSEIREREKEASRKAPAQYAGLGLDITGRMSGFNTTLDLRGERAEDALTKVMAYVDDAVMLGISEIKILHGRGNGVLRQIVRDYLRSQRTVASVADEHADRGGDGATVAVLK, encoded by the coding sequence TTGATTCTTCCCAATAACTTCGAGCAAAAAATCGGCTTCGCGCAGCTGCGTGAGATGCTGGAGGAGCGGTGCCTGAGCGCGCTGGGTCGCCAGTTTGTGGCTAAAATGAGCTTCCAGACCAACGCCGAGCAGCTTCAGAAGCTCCTGCTCCAGACCGACGAGTTCCGCCAGCTCCTGCACAGCGGCGCTGACTTCCCCAGTGCCCACTACCACGATGTAAACCCGCACCTGGTGCGCGCCTCGCTGCCCGGCGCTTACCTCGACGTGCCCGCTTTTTTCTCCGTGAAGATGAGCCTGCGCACCATTCGGGAGGCGCTGGTTTTCTTTACTCAGGCCGAGGATAGGCTCTACCCCACGCTGCGCCTACTAGGCATTGGCGTGCAGGTAGACCGCAACCTGCTGGCTGCCCTCGACAAAGTGGTGGACGACGAAGGCCAGGTACGCGACGATGCTTCGCCCTTGCTGCGTCAGCTGCGCCAGGAGCTTATCAACCGCCAGGGCATGCTGCGCAAGCAGATTGCGGGCATTCTGCGCCACGCCCGCCAGGAAGGCTGGGTGCCCGAAGGCTCCGAACCTACCATTCGGGGTGGGCGGCTGGTGCTGCCCGTCATTGCCGAGCATAAGCGCCGCGTAAAGGGCCTGATTCACGACGAATCGGCCTCGGGGCAGACGGTGTTTATCGAGCCGGAAGCCGTGTTTGAGCTCAATAACGACATCAAGGACCTCGAAAACGCCTACCAGCGCGAGCTGGTGCGCATTCTCACGGCCCTAACCGACCAGCTGCGCCCTCACATTCCTGACCTGCGCAAAGCCTACCAGTACCTAGGCTTGCTCGACTTCATCCGGGCGAAGGCCCGGCTGGCGCGGGAGCTGGAGGCCACGCTGCCTTCGCTCAGTTCCCGGCCGCTGGCCCACTGGAAGCAGGTGCGCCATCCACTGCTGTACTTCGCCTTCCAGAACCACCCCAAGGACGACCCCCGCGAAGTAGTGCCCCTGGACATTGAATTGAACCCCGAGCAGCGCATTCTGCTGATTTCGGGGCCGAATGCTGGGGGTAAGTCGGTGGCCATGAAGACGGTGGGCCTGGTGCAGTACATGCTGCAGTGCGGCCTGCTGATTCCGGCCGGCGAAACGTCCGAAGCCGGCATGTTCGATGATATTTTCCTGGATATCGGCGATGAGCAGAGCCTGGAAAATGACCTGAGCACGTACTCCTCGCACTTGCTCAGCATGAAGCAGTTCGTGACCCTGGCCGGCAAGCGCAGCTTGGTGCTCATTGATGAGTTCGGGACGGGCACGGAGCCGGCCCTGGGCGGGGCCATTGCTGAGGCCGTGCTGGAGCAGCTCAACCGCGCCCGGGCTTTCGGCGTTATTACCACCCACTACACCAACCTGAAAAACTACGCCGAGCGTACGCCCGGCATCGTGAACGGGGGAATGCGCTATGACCCCGACCAGCTGCAGCCGCTTTACCGTCTCGAAATCGGGAAGCCTGGCTCTTCGTTCGCCATCGAAATTGCCCGCAAAATTGGTTTGCCCAAGCAGCTGGTGGAGCGCGCTTCTCAGCTGGTAGGCAAGGATAAAATCCGCTACGACCGGCTGCTGGAAGGCTTGGAAAAAGAGAAAACTGAGCTGGAGCAGCGCACCGCCGAAGCTGCCAAGGCCGAGCGACGCCTCAAGAAAGCCGCCCAGGAATACCAGGACCTCAAACGCTACCTTGACGAAACCACCCTGGACGTGCTGCGCGAGGCCAAGCAAAAAGCTAAGCTCCTACTCAAGGACACCAACCAGCAAATTGAAAGCACCATTGCCGACATCCGCCGCTCGCAGGCGGGCAAGGAAGAAACCAAGCAGGCCCGCGAAAAGCTCGACACCTTCGTGCGCGAAAAGCTTCAGATTGAGCCGCCCAAGCCCCGCGCTACCCGCGAGCTGGCTGAGGCGGGCACTCTCAAGCCCGGCGACAAAGTGGCGCTGATTGGGCAGGAAGGCCACGGTGAGCTGATGAGCGTGAAGGGCAAAACCGCCGAGGTTTCCTTCGGGGGCATGAAGACGCTGGTGAAAGTAGGCCAGCTCGAAAAGCTCAGCCGTTCCGAAATCCGGGAGCGGGAGAAGGAAGCCAGCCGCAAAGCCCCAGCCCAGTACGCTGGCCTGGGCCTCGATATCACGGGGCGTATGTCAGGCTTCAACACCACGCTGGATTTGCGCGGGGAGCGGGCCGAAGATGCGCTGACCAAAGTAATGGCCTACGTGGACGACGCCGTGATGCTGGGCATTTCGGAAATAAAGATCCTGCACGGCCGTGGCAATGGCGTGCTGCGCCAGATCGTGCGCGACTACCTGCGCAGCCAGCGCACCGTGGCCAGCGTAGCCGACGAGCACGCCGACCGCGGCGGCGACGGAGCTACGGTAGCGGTGCTGAAGTAG
- a CDS encoding phospholipase D-like domain-containing protein has protein sequence MKKFTFLALLCGGLASQPLLAQSVITIAEARAGGAGKTVTVRGIVTNGPELGVIRYLQDKEAGLAAYSASAAGFNNLVPGDSIEITGTLKDYNGLLEMDPVTSVEKLASGKTVTPVTVSAAQASTVFAEAYESRLVRIDGNSSVQTSTGAAFATFGGNTNYRLNGQNSLAFRTNNASTGVTGIVGKPAPAGQFDIIGIMSQFTSTGSGGYQLLPRLYADFRLGGTPNLTAQPMSTNLTKTGFTVVFSTENPGTTKVEYGLTPTLGKQVETTTATTSHSTALTGLEAGRIYYVRVSSTNAVGTTTSGIVPMATVSNSTGDIKVYFNRSVDVTKALPGNAAQMLSFANDDTLIKYIERARKTIDMAAYSFNTTGIKSIPEALNAAHARGVRVRVVYNTESGVPPVGIPLLDAGIGKLGRNTARNIMHNKFLIFDAEDENPNKAIVWTGSMNLTGGQMNTDPNSAVIVQDQTLARTYQIEFEEMFGSSTDKPGAGKFGPDKQDNTPHHFLIGGRQVEQYFSPSDNVNTRLLETIGTADHDLHVGTMLITRSDLVNAIRERVETKGIKDCTEVLVDNKTDGPDQFAALTALLGDRAQVYSQTQEGIFHHKYVLVDAGAPDSDPTTWTGSHNWSNSAANGNDENTLVIHDNLITNQYYQEFAARMAGQSTKVALCDFVVTGTRGGKLQQQGLQVYPNPAHGSFSLKLTQSKARTATITLRDATGREVLTLTKPLATGQDLTVDATGLRPGLYLVQVVTPEATQVSRVVVQ, from the coding sequence ATGAAAAAATTTACTTTTCTGGCGCTGCTGTGCGGCGGGCTGGCTTCGCAGCCCCTGCTGGCTCAGAGCGTGATTACCATTGCTGAAGCCCGCGCGGGCGGCGCCGGCAAAACCGTGACGGTGCGCGGCATCGTCACCAACGGTCCGGAGCTGGGCGTCATCCGCTACCTGCAGGACAAAGAAGCCGGACTGGCCGCGTACTCTGCTTCGGCGGCGGGCTTCAACAACCTGGTGCCCGGCGACAGTATCGAAATTACCGGCACGCTGAAGGACTACAACGGCCTGCTGGAAATGGACCCCGTAACATCGGTAGAAAAGCTGGCTTCGGGCAAAACCGTAACGCCCGTGACGGTTTCGGCCGCCCAAGCTTCCACGGTTTTTGCCGAGGCCTACGAGTCGCGGCTGGTGCGCATTGATGGCAACAGCAGCGTACAGACGTCGACGGGCGCGGCCTTCGCCACCTTTGGCGGCAACACCAACTACCGCCTCAATGGCCAAAACAGCCTGGCGTTCCGCACCAACAATGCCTCTACCGGCGTTACCGGCATCGTGGGCAAGCCCGCCCCAGCCGGCCAGTTCGACATAATCGGCATCATGAGCCAGTTTACGTCGACGGGCTCGGGCGGCTACCAGCTGCTGCCACGTCTCTACGCCGACTTCCGGCTGGGCGGCACGCCCAACCTTACGGCCCAGCCAATGTCGACTAACCTGACGAAAACCGGCTTCACGGTAGTATTCAGCACCGAAAACCCCGGCACCACGAAGGTGGAGTACGGCCTCACCCCAACCCTGGGCAAGCAGGTAGAAACCACCACGGCTACCACCTCGCACAGCACTGCCCTCACCGGGCTGGAAGCCGGCCGCATCTACTACGTGCGGGTTTCCTCCACCAACGCAGTAGGCACCACTACCTCCGGCATCGTGCCCATGGCTACGGTTTCAAACTCTACCGGCGACATCAAAGTCTACTTCAACCGCTCGGTGGATGTGACCAAGGCCTTGCCCGGCAACGCCGCTCAGATGCTGAGCTTTGCCAACGACGACACGCTCATCAAGTACATTGAGCGGGCCCGCAAAACCATCGATATGGCCGCTTATAGCTTTAACACCACCGGTATCAAGAGCATTCCGGAGGCGCTGAACGCGGCGCACGCCCGGGGCGTGCGCGTGCGCGTGGTGTACAATACCGAATCCGGTGTGCCGCCCGTGGGTATTCCGCTGCTCGATGCCGGCATTGGCAAGCTGGGCCGCAATACGGCCCGCAACATCATGCACAACAAGTTCCTGATCTTCGATGCGGAGGATGAAAACCCCAACAAGGCCATTGTGTGGACGGGCTCGATGAACCTGACGGGCGGCCAGATGAATACCGACCCCAACTCAGCCGTGATTGTGCAGGACCAGACCTTGGCCCGCACCTACCAGATTGAGTTCGAGGAAATGTTCGGTTCCAGCACCGACAAGCCGGGCGCCGGCAAGTTCGGGCCCGACAAGCAGGACAACACGCCCCACCACTTCCTGATTGGCGGCCGGCAGGTGGAGCAGTACTTCAGCCCTTCCGACAACGTGAACACGCGCCTGCTCGAAACCATCGGCACCGCCGACCACGACCTGCACGTGGGCACGATGCTCATCACGCGCTCCGACCTGGTAAACGCTATCCGCGAGCGGGTGGAAACCAAAGGCATTAAGGACTGCACCGAAGTGCTGGTTGACAACAAAACCGACGGCCCCGACCAGTTTGCGGCACTTACCGCCTTGCTCGGCGACCGGGCTCAGGTATACTCTCAAACCCAGGAAGGCATCTTTCACCACAAGTACGTGCTGGTTGATGCCGGCGCCCCCGACTCTGACCCCACCACCTGGACTGGCTCGCACAACTGGAGCAACTCGGCCGCCAACGGCAACGACGAAAACACGCTTGTCATTCACGACAACCTCATTACCAACCAGTATTACCAGGAGTTTGCCGCTCGTATGGCCGGCCAGAGCACCAAAGTAGCCCTGTGCGACTTCGTGGTAACGGGCACCCGCGGCGGCAAGCTTCAGCAGCAAGGCCTGCAGGTGTACCCCAACCCCGCCCACGGTTCTTTCAGCCTGAAGCTAACTCAGTCGAAAGCCCGGACCGCCACCATCACCCTGCGTGATGCTACCGGCCGCGAAGTCCTGACGCTGACCAAACCGCTGGCCACCGGCCAGGACCTGACCGTAGATGCCACCGGCCTGCGCCCCGGCCTCTACCTGGTGCAGGTAGTTACGCCCGAAGCTACGCAGGTAAGCCGCGTGGTAGTACAGTAA